The following are encoded in a window of Arthrobacter sp. NicSoilB4 genomic DNA:
- a CDS encoding flagellar export chaperone FliS yields the protein MTTASFGSGYGNAAQRNQYLADSVLSAPPARLLTMLYDRLMLDLGRAETAQESANWPVASENLLHGQAIIAELISSLKTDAWDGADGLLGLYNYAFTALVNANIQRDPALTREAMELLEPLRQAWHEAAAAIPAPAPAGPAAFATAPTGFASAGAWNTRPGTGGGSLGFG from the coding sequence ATGACCACAGCGTCCTTCGGCAGCGGCTACGGCAATGCCGCCCAGCGGAACCAGTACCTAGCCGATTCCGTCCTCTCGGCCCCGCCGGCACGGCTGCTCACGATGCTCTACGACCGACTCATGCTGGACCTTGGCCGGGCAGAGACCGCACAGGAATCAGCCAACTGGCCCGTCGCTTCGGAGAATCTCCTGCACGGCCAAGCAATCATCGCCGAACTCATCTCCTCGCTCAAGACGGACGCCTGGGACGGTGCCGACGGCCTCCTTGGCCTGTACAACTACGCCTTCACCGCCTTGGTCAACGCGAACATCCAGCGCGATCCGGCACTGACCCGTGAAGCCATGGAACTCCTGGAACCCCTGCGCCAGGCCTGGCATGAGGCCGCCGCCGCGATTCCCGCGCCGGCGCCGGCAGGTCCGGCTGCATTCGCAACCGCCCCCACAGGCTTTGCCTCGGCGGGCGCCTGGAACACCCGGCCCGGAACAGGTGGAGGGAGCCTCGGCTTTGGGTAA
- a CDS encoding C40 family peptidase: MSMTEAIGRMQGIQSMIADLTRPAAAETDAAALKSAAATSLATGTGNGDAASFTEALTAALGGTNGTDISSLTNSLGLGSTTAIGALKGITAPAPGAATGNDVVAMAKKYIGVPYVWGGTNPATGMDCSGFTQRVFKDLGIDIPRVVSDQMRQGTPVASLAEAKPGDLLVSFGGDHISIYLGNGKAIDAPVPGKTIQIRDAWEQQSNLTSIRRIVPAGAAS, encoded by the coding sequence ATGAGCATGACCGAGGCAATCGGCCGGATGCAGGGCATCCAGTCGATGATTGCTGACCTGACGCGGCCCGCGGCGGCCGAGACCGATGCCGCTGCCCTGAAGTCGGCGGCCGCAACCTCGCTCGCCACCGGGACGGGGAACGGAGACGCGGCGTCCTTCACCGAGGCGCTGACCGCGGCGCTGGGCGGAACCAACGGAACCGACATCTCCTCCCTCACCAACAGCCTGGGGCTGGGAAGCACGACGGCGATCGGCGCGCTCAAGGGCATCACCGCGCCCGCGCCCGGCGCGGCGACAGGCAACGACGTCGTGGCCATGGCCAAGAAGTACATCGGAGTCCCTTACGTCTGGGGCGGAACCAACCCGGCCACCGGCATGGACTGCTCCGGCTTCACCCAGCGGGTCTTCAAGGACCTCGGCATCGATATTCCCCGTGTGGTGAGTGACCAGATGCGCCAGGGGACGCCGGTGGCGTCCCTGGCCGAAGCTAAGCCCGGCGACCTGCTGGTGAGCTTCGGCGGGGACCACATCTCCATCTACCTGGGCAACGGCAAGGCCATCGACGCACCGGTCCCCGGCAAGACCATTCAGATCCGGGACGCCTGGGAGCAGCAGTCCAACCTGACCTCCATCCGGCGCATTGTCCCGGCAGGAGCTGCATCATGA
- a CDS encoding flagellar basal body protein: MLESVTSAALASAMDGLALRQRAIANNIANVNTPNYHAKRVSFEAALADSVRSGDGSVGATTGTSLEPTQLNGNNVNLDTETLSNIDTVLRFQFAARAIGGEFNAVRAAMRTN; this comes from the coding sequence GTGCTCGAATCCGTGACTTCCGCCGCCTTGGCCAGCGCCATGGACGGCCTGGCGCTGCGCCAGCGCGCCATCGCGAACAACATCGCGAACGTCAACACGCCGAACTACCACGCGAAACGCGTCAGCTTCGAGGCAGCCCTCGCGGACTCCGTGCGCTCCGGTGACGGCAGCGTCGGCGCCACCACCGGCACCTCGCTTGAGCCCACCCAGTTAAACGGCAACAACGTCAACCTGGACACCGAGACCCTGTCCAACATCGACACCGTGCTGCGCTTCCAGTTCGCCGCCCGCGCCATCGGCGGGGAATTCAATGCAGTGCGCGCCGCGATGAGGACCAACTAA
- the fliG gene encoding flagellar motor switch protein FliG — protein MKLAETTLTGTQRVAVVLMQMSPVNAAKVMAQFNDAEAEDIAAEIVRLRKVDPEVAEQIMKDFHEAAMSSPRQARGGRELAEGLLEASFGSEKAAGLLNRLTVNMAGKSFEFLEDIEPVQILALIDGELPQTIALVLAHLSPRKASAVMSGLPGSLRADVALSIATMGSGAPEAIGIVADTLKLRGGAAVSQQASKVVGGIQPLLEIINRTDAGTERSVLDGLDLLDPDLAVEIRAQMVTFDDIVKLERRDVQLVLRGLDASVLAVAMKGASEPVLETITTNVSGRNLEILESEIAALGPLRASQIEEARAAVVRSIRELEAEGQITIQRGDEEDYVY, from the coding sequence ATGAAACTAGCCGAAACGACCCTCACCGGTACCCAGCGTGTCGCCGTCGTACTTATGCAGATGAGTCCGGTCAACGCCGCCAAGGTGATGGCCCAGTTCAACGACGCCGAGGCCGAGGACATCGCGGCGGAAATCGTCCGGCTTCGCAAGGTGGACCCCGAAGTCGCCGAGCAGATCATGAAGGACTTCCACGAAGCAGCGATGTCCAGCCCCCGGCAGGCCCGCGGAGGACGTGAGCTGGCCGAAGGCCTACTGGAAGCGTCCTTCGGCTCGGAAAAAGCCGCCGGACTGCTCAACCGCCTCACAGTCAACATGGCCGGCAAGTCCTTTGAGTTCCTGGAGGACATCGAACCGGTCCAGATCCTCGCCTTGATCGACGGCGAGCTGCCGCAGACCATCGCCCTGGTCCTGGCGCACCTCAGCCCCCGCAAGGCCTCGGCCGTGATGTCCGGACTGCCCGGCTCCCTGCGGGCCGACGTCGCCCTGAGCATCGCAACCATGGGTTCCGGTGCGCCCGAGGCAATCGGGATCGTGGCCGACACCCTCAAACTGCGTGGCGGCGCGGCCGTCTCGCAGCAGGCGTCCAAGGTGGTGGGCGGCATCCAGCCGCTGCTGGAAATCATCAACCGGACCGACGCCGGCACGGAACGCTCCGTGCTGGATGGCCTGGACCTGCTGGATCCGGACCTCGCAGTGGAGATCCGTGCCCAGATGGTCACCTTCGACGACATCGTGAAACTGGAACGCCGTGACGTGCAGCTGGTCCTCCGCGGCCTCGACGCATCCGTGCTGGCCGTGGCCATGAAGGGCGCCTCGGAGCCCGTCCTGGAGACCATCACCACCAACGTCTCCGGCCGCAACCTGGAAATCCTCGAATCAGAGATCGCCGCGCTGGGGCCGCTGCGCGCCTCCCAGATCGAGGAAGCCCGGGCCGCGGTGGTCCGTTCCATCCGCGAGCTCGAGGCTGAAGGCCAGATCACCATCCAGCGCGGGGACGAAGAAGACTATGTCTACTGA
- a CDS encoding FliH/SctL family protein has product MSTDGTATNSAPARIIFPSLRASGPASEQAGYTEGHAAGYAAGVRAAAKEQRRWRDRMSAEQAATLASGQQDLDRAVRALAVARTDFAHRNVQALHDAEEVLARTALELAEAILGYELAEGTRTARAALDRALSGNDAATVLAIRLNPTDIEVLAREGQDLPAGLPLLADQSLNRGDAKVEYQQGWLDASLGSALARARTALLGDQDWAETSPGDQR; this is encoded by the coding sequence ATGTCTACTGACGGGACCGCTACCAACAGCGCCCCGGCCCGGATCATCTTCCCGTCGCTCCGCGCCAGCGGACCCGCCAGCGAACAGGCCGGCTACACCGAAGGCCACGCCGCCGGCTACGCAGCCGGCGTCCGGGCCGCAGCCAAGGAACAGCGCCGCTGGCGCGACCGCATGTCTGCCGAGCAGGCCGCCACACTGGCCTCCGGGCAGCAGGACCTCGACCGCGCAGTCCGCGCCCTGGCCGTGGCACGGACCGACTTCGCGCACCGGAACGTGCAGGCCCTGCACGACGCCGAGGAAGTCCTCGCTCGCACAGCACTGGAACTCGCCGAGGCCATCCTGGGCTACGAACTGGCTGAAGGAACCAGGACCGCACGCGCTGCCCTGGACCGTGCCCTCTCCGGAAACGACGCCGCCACAGTGCTGGCCATCCGGCTGAACCCGACGGACATCGAGGTCCTGGCCAGGGAAGGCCAGGACCTGCCGGCCGGCCTGCCGCTGCTCGCGGATCAGTCGCTCAACCGCGGCGACGCGAAGGTCGAATACCAGCAGGGCTGGCTCGACGCCAGCCTCGGCAGCGCCCTGGCACGCGCCCGCACGGCGTTGCTGGGCGACCAGGACTGGGCAGAAACGTCGCCGGGGGACCAGCGATGA
- a CDS encoding flagellar basal body rod C-terminal domain-containing protein, which yields MTFDAIGIAGSALTVHRKWLDAVSDNLANMNNASRTNGPAFQAKYVEAAEGAEGTGVYVKSTQFGNGEGRIVYQPDHPLADADGNVKYPDIDMAEQMGALIIAQRGYQANAQVVDRARESYLAALEIGRS from the coding sequence ATGACTTTTGACGCAATCGGCATCGCCGGCTCGGCCCTGACCGTGCACCGCAAATGGCTCGACGCCGTGTCGGACAACCTGGCCAACATGAACAACGCCTCCCGCACCAACGGGCCGGCATTCCAGGCCAAGTACGTCGAGGCCGCCGAAGGCGCCGAGGGCACCGGTGTCTACGTCAAGAGCACCCAGTTCGGCAACGGCGAAGGCCGGATCGTCTACCAGCCGGACCACCCCCTGGCGGACGCCGACGGCAACGTGAAGTACCCGGACATCGATATGGCCGAGCAGATGGGCGCCCTCATCATCGCCCAGCGCGGCTACCAGGCGAACGCGCAGGTTGTGGACCGCGCCCGTGAAAGCTACCTGGCCGCCCTTGAGATTGGAAGATCCTGA
- a CDS encoding flagellin, which produces MGFVINNNLAANNSYRNLNATQNDLSKSLEKLSTGLRINRAGDDAAGLSISEGLKSQVTGSAQAARNAQDGISVIQTTEGALTEVHSILQRMRDLAVQGANDTNNGAARTAIKKEGDALGAELDRMVKSTNFNGTSLLSGTPATLNIQVGTGGTANDTIKVNLANVATTLVGLGDGTTTGFSVTDNAAAQTTVGTLDTAIAAISTQRADLGATQNRLEHAVKTLNIAGENLQAAQSRIADVDMASEMVKFTKANILSQAGTAMLAQANQSSQGVLSLLR; this is translated from the coding sequence ATGGGCTTCGTTATTAACAACAACCTCGCGGCAAACAACTCTTACCGCAACCTCAACGCCACGCAGAACGACCTCTCCAAGTCCTTGGAGAAGCTGTCCACCGGCCTGCGCATCAACCGCGCCGGCGATGACGCAGCAGGCCTGTCCATTTCCGAGGGCCTGAAGTCGCAGGTCACCGGTTCGGCTCAGGCCGCCCGCAACGCCCAGGACGGCATCAGCGTCATCCAGACGACTGAAGGCGCCCTGACCGAGGTGCACTCCATCCTGCAGCGTATGCGTGACCTTGCTGTCCAGGGTGCGAACGATACGAACAACGGCGCTGCCCGCACCGCTATCAAGAAGGAAGGCGACGCCCTCGGCGCGGAGCTGGACCGCATGGTGAAGTCGACCAACTTCAATGGCACCAGCCTCCTGTCGGGCACGCCCGCAACCCTGAACATTCAGGTCGGCACCGGCGGCACTGCCAACGACACGATCAAGGTCAACCTTGCCAACGTTGCGACGACGCTTGTCGGCCTCGGCGACGGAACTACCACGGGCTTCAGCGTTACGGACAACGCCGCGGCACAGACCACGGTCGGCACGCTCGACACCGCCATTGCAGCGATCTCGACCCAGCGCGCGGACCTCGGCGCAACCCAGAACCGCCTTGAGCACGCCGTCAAGACCCTGAACATCGCCGGTGAGAACCTGCAGGCCGCTCAGTCCCGCATCGCCGACGTCGACATGGCTTCGGAAATGGTCAAGTTCACCAAGGCCAACATCCTGTCCCAGGCCGGCACCGCAATGCTGGCCCAGGCAAACCAGTCCAGCCAGGGCGTTCTTTCGCTCCTGCGCTAA
- the fliF gene encoding flagellar basal-body MS-ring/collar protein FliF, translating into MPPQITVFFQRFGAGLKSFTTGQRTVAVIGAALLVVGIIALSAWLSKPALTPLFSGLKDTDASGIVEQLRKDNVPYELSDGGSTILVPQDKVYDERLKAAAAGLPTAAATGYSLLDKMGVTSSEFQQSVTYKRALEGELASTISAMDGVKTAAVRLAIPEKTVFVSKTPDTTASVFVETAPGSTLSGDKVQAIVHLTSAAIENLKPANVSVVDSQGNVLSSVGGGAAGSASKQATDYQQRTSDAVKAVMDRVVGPGNSTVAVAADVTGESAQQKSETFTNAEGALPLSESSKTEKYTGTGGGAAGVLGPDNIAVPGGTSGNGSFDSSTETKNNAVNKITEDRMIPAGAVKRQTISVAVDQAAAGGLNLASLTALVTAAAGVDADRGDIVTVEVVPFSTAAADQAAASLEAAKADLEAQKQSAFFGTLVTAGSILLGLLVLALVVAMVLRRRQKREPVDLGERLDLEMIPVMPTVTALPPAPVTSAIPLTALPPMVPPPAQVEAERRRFEIDNMVASNPEKAADYLRGLMDDRQPV; encoded by the coding sequence ATGCCTCCGCAGATTACGGTCTTCTTCCAGCGCTTCGGTGCGGGCCTCAAAAGTTTCACCACCGGCCAGCGCACAGTCGCCGTGATCGGCGCCGCCCTGCTGGTGGTCGGCATCATCGCACTCTCCGCCTGGCTCTCCAAGCCCGCCCTGACCCCGCTGTTTTCCGGCCTGAAGGACACCGACGCCAGCGGCATCGTGGAGCAGCTGCGCAAAGACAACGTGCCATACGAGCTCAGCGACGGCGGCTCCACCATCCTCGTACCGCAGGACAAGGTCTACGACGAGCGCCTCAAGGCCGCCGCCGCGGGGCTCCCCACGGCCGCCGCCACCGGCTACTCCCTGCTGGACAAAATGGGCGTCACCTCGTCCGAGTTCCAGCAGTCCGTCACGTACAAGCGCGCCCTCGAAGGGGAACTCGCGAGCACGATCTCCGCCATGGACGGCGTAAAGACCGCCGCGGTCAGGCTCGCGATTCCGGAAAAGACCGTTTTTGTCTCCAAAACCCCGGACACCACAGCCTCCGTCTTCGTGGAGACCGCCCCCGGCTCCACACTCTCCGGCGACAAGGTCCAGGCGATCGTCCACCTGACCTCTGCCGCCATCGAAAACCTCAAACCCGCCAACGTCTCGGTCGTCGACTCGCAGGGCAACGTCCTGTCCTCCGTCGGCGGCGGCGCCGCGGGATCCGCGTCCAAGCAGGCCACCGACTACCAGCAGCGCACCTCCGACGCTGTGAAGGCCGTGATGGACCGCGTAGTGGGCCCCGGGAACTCCACAGTGGCCGTGGCAGCGGACGTCACAGGCGAATCCGCCCAGCAGAAGAGCGAAACCTTCACCAACGCAGAAGGCGCCCTTCCGCTCAGCGAGTCTTCCAAGACCGAGAAGTACACCGGCACCGGAGGAGGCGCCGCAGGCGTCCTCGGCCCGGACAACATTGCGGTTCCCGGCGGCACGAGCGGCAACGGCAGCTTCGACTCGTCCACCGAAACCAAGAACAACGCCGTCAACAAGATCACCGAGGACCGGATGATCCCGGCGGGCGCCGTCAAGCGGCAGACCATCTCCGTGGCCGTCGACCAGGCCGCCGCCGGCGGACTCAACCTCGCCTCGCTGACCGCACTCGTCACCGCCGCCGCCGGGGTCGACGCCGACCGGGGCGACATCGTGACCGTCGAAGTCGTGCCGTTCAGCACCGCCGCGGCGGACCAGGCGGCCGCGTCCCTCGAAGCCGCCAAGGCCGACCTTGAAGCCCAGAAGCAGTCCGCATTCTTCGGCACCCTGGTCACGGCAGGCAGCATCCTGCTGGGCCTGCTGGTCCTGGCCCTCGTCGTCGCCATGGTGCTGCGCCGCCGACAGAAGCGCGAACCGGTGGACCTCGGCGAACGCCTCGACCTGGAGATGATTCCGGTGATGCCAACCGTCACCGCGCTGCCCCCGGCACCCGTTACGTCAGCCATCCCGCTCACCGCCCTGCCGCCGATGGTGCCGCCACCTGCCCAGGTGGAGGCCGAGCGCCGACGGTTCGAGATCGACAACATGGTTGCCTCCAACCCGGAGAAAGCGGCCGACTACCTGCGCGGCCTCATGGATGACAGGCAGCCGGTATGA
- the fliE gene encoding flagellar hook-basal body complex protein FliE yields the protein MPVSPIAPVQGVMPTDYISGVGAATGTDGSAFGASLTGAVDNLQQLQSTSKELAVSAVTGNLDDIHNATLAASRAQITLELVAAMRNKGVDAFNEIMRMQA from the coding sequence ATGCCTGTTTCCCCAATCGCTCCCGTCCAGGGCGTCATGCCGACTGACTACATCTCCGGTGTGGGCGCTGCCACCGGCACTGACGGATCCGCCTTCGGCGCGTCCCTCACCGGTGCGGTGGACAACCTCCAGCAGCTGCAGTCGACGTCGAAAGAGCTTGCCGTCTCCGCCGTCACCGGCAACCTGGACGACATCCACAATGCCACCCTTGCCGCGAGCCGCGCCCAGATCACCCTCGAGCTCGTAGCCGCCATGCGCAACAAGGGCGTTGACGCGTTCAACGAGATCATGAGGATGCAGGCCTGA
- the fliD gene encoding flagellar filament capping protein FliD, producing MGISLDGLASGLDTTALISSVMQVEAVPQTLLKYKSQDLQSMVSALQGLNSRVAALATQSTAAAKPGALDLNTATTSSDKVTATTTAAAKAGALDFQVTKLAQTQITVTPIVNAVVGWPYTTMTINSGGQSYTIEPLSSNLDDVVKSVNAAGAGVTASKVAVGGGEYRLQFTATKSGEAGSFTISDPGTAYANVKTAQDAEISLWPGTTAAQVVKSSTNTFTDLLPGVSITAKDVTAAPVTLTVARDDAGITKLASDLVSGVNGIFSYVASKTAVTSTTNTSGTSTTAGILAGDSAVRSVNQSILSAASLPVGTPPRSPSEIGISITKTGTMEFDEKKFSAALASDPAGTAAKVQEIATRIAAAATNASDKFDGTLTKKITGQQSEVRDLADRISDWDTRLESRKATLQRTYSGLEVALSNMKAQQSWLSAQLGGLSSGSNSA from the coding sequence ATGGGAATCTCACTCGACGGACTAGCCAGCGGGCTCGATACCACCGCGCTCATCAGCTCCGTGATGCAGGTTGAGGCCGTCCCGCAAACGCTGCTGAAGTACAAGTCCCAGGACCTTCAGTCCATGGTGTCAGCGTTGCAGGGCCTCAACAGCAGGGTTGCCGCGCTCGCCACCCAGTCCACCGCCGCAGCCAAGCCCGGCGCCCTGGACCTCAACACCGCAACCACCAGCAGCGACAAGGTCACGGCCACCACCACGGCCGCCGCCAAAGCCGGTGCGCTCGACTTTCAGGTGACCAAGCTGGCGCAGACCCAAATCACCGTCACACCCATAGTGAACGCAGTGGTCGGCTGGCCGTACACCACCATGACCATCAACAGCGGTGGCCAGTCTTACACGATCGAGCCGCTCTCGAGCAACCTCGACGACGTCGTAAAGTCTGTCAACGCGGCCGGAGCCGGCGTCACAGCCAGCAAGGTAGCCGTCGGTGGTGGGGAATACCGCCTGCAGTTCACCGCCACCAAGTCCGGCGAAGCCGGTTCCTTCACCATCAGCGATCCCGGCACCGCCTACGCGAACGTCAAGACGGCGCAGGACGCCGAAATTTCACTTTGGCCCGGAACCACGGCAGCCCAGGTGGTGAAGTCATCGACGAACACTTTCACCGACCTGCTGCCCGGTGTGTCCATCACCGCAAAAGACGTGACAGCTGCTCCCGTCACGCTCACCGTGGCCCGCGACGACGCGGGCATCACCAAGCTCGCCTCCGACCTCGTCTCAGGCGTCAATGGCATCTTCTCCTACGTGGCAAGCAAGACCGCCGTCACAAGCACCACCAACACGAGCGGCACCTCAACCACTGCCGGTATCTTGGCCGGCGACAGCGCGGTGCGCTCCGTGAACCAGAGCATCCTGTCCGCCGCGTCCTTGCCGGTGGGCACTCCGCCGCGGTCGCCGTCGGAAATTGGAATCAGCATCACCAAGACCGGCACCATGGAATTTGACGAGAAGAAGTTCTCGGCGGCTCTTGCTTCGGACCCGGCTGGCACCGCCGCCAAGGTCCAGGAGATCGCCACGCGTATCGCCGCGGCTGCGACTAATGCCTCGGACAAGTTCGACGGCACCCTGACCAAGAAGATCACCGGTCAGCAGTCCGAAGTCCGTGACCTTGCGGACCGGATCAGCGACTGGGACACCAGGCTCGAATCCCGCAAGGCCACGCTGCAGCGCACGTACTCGGGCCTCGAAGTGGCGCTGAGCAACATGAAGGCGCAGCAGTCCTGGCTCAGCGCGCAGCTCGGCGGCCTTTCTTCAGGAAGTAACTCAGCATGA
- a CDS encoding FliI/YscN family ATPase, whose product MIAGWRPKGADYAAALRAAAPQRVGVVTSVMGLGLEVSGLDCALGDLVTVGSNPGLDAEVVAALDSSVRCMPLGRLAGVAAGDPVRAKGGTVLVPTGPGLFGRVIDGLGRPIDGKGPLNSGPRVPIDNEAPNAMKRARINTALQTGVRVLDTMTTLGKGQRMGLFAGSGVGKSSLLSMIARGTDAEVSVIALVGERGREVREFLEDDLGPAGLARSVVVVATSDEPALMRMRAAFTATRIAESFRDNGQDVVLMMDSLTRVAMAQREIGLSAGEPPATRGYPPSTFSILARLLERAGTAESGSVTGIYTVLVDGDDHNEPIADAARSILDGHVVLDRKLAVTGHFPSVDVLGSVSRVATKVNARPHLEAAAALRRVLAARKAAQDLIDVGAYQAGTNPLVDAALNHEQHVSAFLQQPMDESTAHPESWQRLNHLTSILGAAA is encoded by the coding sequence ATGATCGCCGGGTGGCGTCCCAAGGGCGCAGACTACGCTGCCGCCCTGCGGGCCGCAGCGCCGCAGCGCGTCGGCGTCGTGACCTCTGTGATGGGCCTCGGCCTCGAAGTTTCCGGACTCGACTGCGCCCTGGGCGACCTGGTGACCGTGGGCTCGAACCCGGGACTGGACGCCGAGGTGGTGGCGGCCCTGGACAGCTCCGTGCGCTGCATGCCGCTGGGCCGGCTCGCCGGTGTGGCGGCGGGGGATCCCGTCCGGGCCAAGGGCGGCACCGTCCTCGTTCCCACCGGGCCGGGGCTCTTTGGCCGAGTGATTGACGGACTCGGCCGGCCCATCGACGGCAAGGGTCCGCTCAACAGCGGCCCCCGCGTGCCGATCGACAATGAAGCCCCCAATGCCATGAAACGCGCCCGCATCAACACGGCCCTGCAGACCGGGGTACGTGTGCTGGACACCATGACGACTCTGGGCAAGGGCCAGCGCATGGGACTCTTCGCAGGTTCGGGCGTTGGAAAGTCGTCCCTTCTCTCGATGATCGCCCGCGGCACCGACGCCGAGGTCTCGGTGATCGCCCTGGTGGGGGAGCGAGGCCGTGAAGTCCGCGAGTTCCTCGAGGACGACCTCGGCCCTGCCGGGCTGGCCCGCTCCGTCGTTGTTGTCGCCACCTCGGACGAACCCGCCCTGATGCGGATGCGCGCAGCGTTTACCGCGACCCGCATCGCCGAATCCTTCCGGGACAACGGCCAGGACGTCGTACTGATGATGGACTCCCTCACCCGCGTGGCAATGGCCCAGCGCGAGATTGGGCTGTCCGCCGGCGAGCCGCCCGCCACCCGCGGCTACCCGCCGTCGACCTTCTCCATCCTGGCCCGGCTGCTGGAACGCGCGGGCACCGCCGAGTCCGGCTCCGTCACCGGCATCTACACCGTGCTGGTCGACGGCGATGACCACAACGAACCGATCGCCGACGCAGCGCGCTCGATCCTGGACGGCCACGTCGTCCTGGACCGGAAGCTCGCCGTCACCGGACACTTCCCCTCGGTGGACGTGCTCGGCTCGGTCTCCCGCGTCGCCACGAAGGTCAACGCCCGACCGCATCTTGAAGCGGCGGCGGCCCTGCGGCGCGTCCTTGCAGCCCGCAAGGCCGCGCAGGACCTGATCGACGTCGGCGCCTACCAGGCAGGCACCAACCCGCTGGTGGACGCGGCCCTGAACCACGAGCAGCACGTCAGCGCTTTCCTGCAACAGCCGATGGACGAATCCACTGCCCATCCTGAGTCCTGGCAGCGGCTAAACCACCTCACCTCGATCCTGGGAGCAGCAGCATGA
- a CDS encoding flagellar FliJ family protein: MNRQFSLAGLLRLRQIQQDQAATGLASARLRSSSVRAREASARRNLAEGDAPISSSASLRAVAAARSSSHSMLADLQNLSRIAETEEATAREEFIAARTRSVGLEKLQARHDAEVHMADLRAEQSTLDEIASTVWHREEQEVRS, translated from the coding sequence ATGAACCGCCAATTTTCACTGGCAGGACTCCTGCGCCTCCGCCAGATCCAGCAGGACCAGGCGGCCACCGGGCTGGCCAGCGCCCGCTTGCGCTCCAGCTCCGTGCGGGCCCGCGAAGCGTCAGCGCGCCGCAATCTCGCCGAGGGCGATGCACCGATTTCCAGCTCTGCGTCCCTGCGGGCAGTAGCGGCGGCGCGGTCCTCCTCGCACAGCATGCTCGCAGACCTGCAGAACCTCTCGCGGATCGCGGAGACCGAGGAAGCCACCGCCCGCGAGGAATTCATCGCCGCCCGCACCCGCTCCGTCGGCCTGGAGAAACTGCAGGCCCGCCACGACGCAGAGGTCCATATGGCGGACCTGCGCGCCGAACAATCGACCCTCGACGAGATCGCCTCCACCGTCTGGCACCGAGAAGAGCAGGAGGTGAGGTCATGA